In Zunongwangia profunda SM-A87, the following proteins share a genomic window:
- a CDS encoding HYC_CC_PP family protein has translation MKSFFTKILSFFLAVFILFSTTSFTVNMHFCCNKMVDLAFFSKAESCMETAQKKDNNSKQCTTIQEKDCCDNKTILKEGDDTFKKANTISEIETLVFLNNFVYSYINLFEGLEKNTVSFKAYRPPLLSTDLVILNESFLI, from the coding sequence GTGAAATCTTTTTTCACTAAAATACTGTCCTTCTTTTTAGCAGTTTTTATACTGTTTTCCACCACATCCTTTACGGTAAATATGCACTTTTGCTGTAATAAAATGGTGGATTTGGCTTTTTTTAGTAAAGCAGAATCTTGTATGGAGACTGCACAGAAAAAAGATAATAATTCCAAGCAATGTACTACAATACAAGAGAAAGACTGTTGCGATAATAAGACCATCTTGAAAGAAGGAGATGACACCTTCAAGAAGGCCAATACAATTTCAGAGATTGAAACTTTAGTTTTCTTAAACAACTTCGTCTATTCTTATATCAACCTTTTTGAAGGTTTAGAGAAAAACACAGTTTCTTTTAAGGCTTATAGGCCACCTTTGCTATCCACAGACCTTGTAATCCTCAACGAGTCCTTTTTAATTTGA
- a CDS encoding TolC family protein — protein MRNIILLGIVFFAFAKINAQQLASYIQEAQDNNPEIQAFELRYNIAEEKVNEANTLPDTQISAGYFISEPETRTGAQRARFSVKQMLPWFGTISARENYASSIAETQYVDIVIMKRKLALSVSQSYYKLYAIRAKQLVLEKNIDLLETYERLALTSVEVDKASAVDVLRLQIRQNELVQQKEVLEQDYLAEQATFNNLLNRDGTIAVTVVEDMFIPDEDALILTENLQLNPELIKYDKLYESVEQSELLNQKQSSPNIGFGLDYVPVSERPDMNFTDNGKDIIMPMVSISIPIFNNKYKSVTKQNQLKQLQIQSQKEDRLNKLETLLADAKYNRENARIKFNIQSDNLKQANDAEEILIKNYETGTIDFNDVLDVQELQLKFQINLIESIKGYYIQYALINYLTQ, from the coding sequence ATGAGAAATATAATTCTATTGGGAATTGTCTTTTTCGCTTTCGCGAAGATTAATGCACAACAATTAGCCTCTTACATTCAGGAAGCTCAAGATAACAATCCCGAGATTCAAGCTTTTGAATTACGCTACAACATAGCAGAAGAAAAAGTTAATGAAGCTAATACCTTGCCAGATACACAAATTAGTGCTGGCTATTTTATAAGTGAACCCGAAACCCGTACAGGAGCGCAACGCGCACGTTTCTCTGTCAAGCAAATGTTACCTTGGTTTGGAACTATTTCGGCAAGGGAAAATTACGCAAGCTCAATAGCGGAAACTCAATATGTAGATATTGTCATTATGAAGCGCAAATTGGCACTTTCAGTTTCTCAATCCTATTATAAACTATATGCTATTAGAGCAAAACAATTGGTTCTTGAGAAAAATATCGACCTTTTAGAAACCTATGAACGTTTAGCATTAACATCGGTAGAAGTTGATAAGGCATCAGCTGTTGATGTACTTCGTCTTCAAATTAGGCAAAATGAACTTGTACAACAAAAAGAAGTTTTAGAGCAGGATTACCTTGCTGAACAAGCCACCTTCAATAATCTATTAAATCGTGATGGGACTATTGCCGTAACCGTGGTTGAGGATATGTTTATTCCAGATGAGGACGCATTAATCTTGACGGAAAATCTTCAGTTAAATCCTGAACTCATTAAATATGATAAGCTTTATGAGTCCGTTGAGCAATCAGAGTTGTTGAATCAAAAACAGAGCTCGCCCAATATAGGTTTTGGGCTAGATTATGTACCAGTTTCTGAGCGTCCTGATATGAATTTTACCGACAACGGAAAGGACATCATAATGCCAATGGTGTCTATCTCAATTCCAATTTTTAACAACAAATACAAATCAGTAACAAAACAGAATCAGTTAAAGCAGTTACAGATACAGTCCCAAAAAGAAGATAGATTAAATAAACTGGAAACCCTATTAGCAGATGCAAAGTACAACCGAGAAAATGCGAGAATAAAATTCAATATTCAATCGGACAATCTAAAACAAGCAAATGATGCTGAAGAAATCTTGATAAAGAATTATGAAACAGGCACTATTGATTTTAACGATGTACTGGATGTTCAAGAGTTGCAATTAAAATTTCAAATAAACCTTATAGAATCTATTAAAGGCTATTATATACAATATGCTTTGATTAATTATTTAACACAATAA
- a CDS encoding HYC_CC_PP family protein, with protein sequence MKKVFHKISSVCLALIVLLSTVSFTIDSHYCGDTLVDSSLFGHVETCGMDKQLSRNDCQSEVQDDSCCSDKQLVVEGQDDLKMSFNTLNFEQQVFVVSFVHSYINLFETLDSHIVPFRDYTPPYLVRNVQKLHETYLI encoded by the coding sequence ATGAAAAAAGTTTTTCATAAAATATCATCCGTTTGTTTGGCACTTATCGTGCTGTTGTCAACAGTTTCTTTTACTATTGATAGTCATTACTGTGGCGATACTTTAGTGGATTCTTCTTTATTTGGGCACGTTGAAACTTGCGGAATGGATAAACAACTATCCAGAAATGATTGTCAAAGTGAAGTTCAGGATGATTCCTGCTGTTCAGATAAGCAATTAGTTGTTGAAGGTCAGGACGACCTGAAGATGTCTTTTAACACCTTAAATTTTGAGCAACAAGTCTTTGTTGTCTCTTTTGTACATTCTTATATCAATCTCTTTGAGACTCTTGATTCACACATTGTTCCATTTAGAGATTATACACCTCCTTATCTTGTAAGGAACGTACAAAAACTACACGAAACTTATTTAATTTGA
- a CDS encoding efflux RND transporter permease subunit, producing MLNKCIKFLIENKLVAVLLLALFIAWGVVNAPFEWNTGSLPRDPVAVDAIPDIGENQQIVFTKWDGRSPQDIEDQITYPLTTSLLGIPGVKTIRSSSMFGFSSIYIIFEEDIEFYWSRSRILEKLNSLPAGLLPEGVNPALGPDATGLGQIYWYTLEGRDKDGNVTGGWDLQELRSIQDFYVKYALSSASGVSEVASIGGYVLEYQVDVNPELMRQYNIGLSEVVKAVKQSNKDVGAQTLEINQAEYLIRGLGYVKSISDLENAVVTSEDFTSIRLKDIANVSHGPATRRGLLDKEGAEVVGGVVVARYGANPMAVINNVKEKINELSSGLPSKTLSDGRTSQLTIVPFYDRTELIQETLGTLDEALTLEILITIFVIIIMVFNLRASVLISGLLPVAVLMVFISMKLFNVDANIVALSGIAIAIGTMVDVGVILSENVLRHIDENDQNLPMNTVVYNATAEVSGAILTAVMTTIISFIPVFTMIGAEGKLFRPLAFTKTAALTASLIVALFLIPPFAAYFFRKRNVKISFRYILNIALVIIGLLAVIFGHTLGLILVAYGIVGLLSIKEKISADRANIINIFISAFAIVFLLAEYWRPLGVDRSIFWNLIFVGLICFGLLGIFTLFRSYYVRILNWALRNKLLFLAIPTAIVIFGVMIMRNTGKEFMPSLNEGSFLLMPTSMPHAGVEENKRVLQQLDMAVASIPEIETVVGKSGRTESALDPAPLSMYENVIQYKSEYILNDKRERQRFKVNEDGLFMLKDGSLVTNPNVELEVDEGKYDATLLKDPFNITDRQLIPDDDGEYYRNWRPEIESPDDIWKEIVKVTKLPGVTSAPKLQPIETRLVMLQTGMRAPMGIKVKGQDLNEIEAFGVQLEDILKQADGVKDEAVFADRIVGKPYLLLDIDRDKLARYGISIQQVQQVIQVSIGGMVLTQTVEGRERYGIRVRYPRELRANPNDLKDIYVPVEKGNPVPISELVTIRYEQGPQIIKSEDTFLVGYVLFDKLDGYAEVDVVENAQALIQEKIDNGQLVVPKGINYQFTGTYENQLRAEKTLGVVVPLALLIIFLILYFQFRSVATSLMVFTGIAVAFAGGFLMIWFYGQDWFLNFSFFGENLRDLFQMHTINLSVAVWVGFIALFGIATDDGVVMATYLTQTFDKNKPKDRKGIRASVIEAGEKRIRPCLMTTATTILALLPVLTSTGRGSDIMIPMAIPSFGGMLIALITLFVVPVLFSLKHELQLKKATK from the coding sequence ATGCTAAATAAATGCATAAAATTTCTTATAGAAAACAAACTAGTAGCCGTTCTACTACTTGCACTTTTTATTGCTTGGGGAGTCGTAAACGCCCCGTTTGAATGGAATACAGGCTCACTTCCTCGAGACCCTGTTGCCGTAGATGCCATACCAGATATTGGCGAAAACCAACAAATTGTATTTACTAAATGGGATGGTCGTTCCCCTCAAGATATTGAGGATCAAATTACTTATCCTCTAACCACATCGCTTCTTGGTATTCCAGGGGTTAAAACAATACGTAGTTCATCTATGTTCGGGTTTTCGAGCATTTATATCATTTTCGAAGAAGATATTGAATTTTATTGGAGCAGAAGCCGAATACTTGAAAAATTAAACTCATTACCAGCCGGACTTCTACCAGAAGGCGTTAATCCAGCTTTAGGTCCCGATGCCACAGGATTAGGGCAAATATATTGGTACACCCTTGAGGGACGTGATAAAGATGGTAATGTTACAGGTGGATGGGATTTACAAGAATTAAGAAGCATTCAAGACTTCTACGTGAAATATGCGTTGTCATCTGCGAGTGGCGTTTCAGAAGTGGCTTCCATCGGCGGATATGTTTTGGAATATCAAGTGGATGTTAATCCCGAATTAATGCGGCAATACAACATAGGCTTGAGTGAGGTTGTAAAAGCAGTAAAACAAAGCAACAAAGATGTTGGTGCACAAACGCTTGAAATCAACCAAGCTGAATATCTAATCCGGGGTTTAGGATATGTTAAGTCTATTTCAGACCTAGAGAATGCAGTAGTTACTTCAGAAGATTTTACCTCTATACGCTTAAAGGATATTGCCAATGTCTCTCACGGACCTGCAACAAGAAGAGGGCTTTTAGATAAAGAAGGTGCTGAAGTTGTAGGTGGTGTTGTAGTAGCCCGCTACGGCGCTAACCCTATGGCGGTTATTAATAATGTTAAGGAGAAAATAAATGAACTAAGTTCAGGCTTACCTTCTAAAACTCTGAGCGATGGAAGGACATCGCAGTTGACCATTGTTCCTTTTTATGATAGAACCGAACTCATACAGGAAACATTAGGAACACTTGATGAAGCATTGACTCTAGAAATTTTGATAACCATTTTCGTAATTATCATTATGGTATTCAACCTCAGAGCTTCTGTATTGATTTCAGGACTATTACCTGTGGCGGTATTGATGGTTTTTATATCAATGAAGTTGTTTAATGTAGATGCCAATATTGTCGCCTTATCTGGTATTGCCATCGCCATTGGTACAATGGTAGATGTGGGAGTTATTCTATCTGAAAATGTACTGCGTCATATAGATGAAAATGACCAGAACCTACCAATGAATACAGTTGTATATAATGCCACAGCCGAGGTCTCTGGCGCTATTCTAACTGCTGTTATGACCACAATAATAAGTTTTATTCCTGTATTCACTATGATAGGAGCTGAAGGTAAGTTATTTAGACCTTTGGCCTTCACAAAAACAGCGGCACTCACAGCATCTCTTATAGTGGCATTATTTCTTATACCACCTTTTGCAGCCTATTTTTTCAGAAAGCGTAATGTAAAAATTTCTTTTAGATACATTCTCAATATTGCTTTAGTAATAATTGGTCTGTTAGCAGTAATTTTTGGACATACCCTTGGGCTTATACTGGTTGCATATGGTATCGTTGGTTTACTGTCTATTAAAGAAAAAATATCGGCAGATAGAGCTAATATCATCAACATATTTATTTCAGCCTTTGCCATTGTATTCTTGTTGGCGGAATATTGGAGACCATTGGGTGTAGATAGAAGCATTTTCTGGAACTTAATATTTGTAGGCCTGATATGCTTTGGCCTGTTGGGTATATTTACGCTATTTAGGAGCTATTATGTGCGCATATTAAATTGGGCGTTACGCAATAAACTCTTGTTTCTAGCCATACCCACTGCTATTGTCATCTTCGGTGTTATGATAATGCGGAATACGGGTAAGGAATTTATGCCATCACTTAATGAAGGTTCTTTCCTCTTAATGCCAACTTCTATGCCTCACGCTGGGGTTGAGGAGAACAAGCGTGTTTTACAACAATTGGATATGGCCGTTGCTAGCATCCCAGAGATTGAAACGGTGGTTGGTAAATCAGGACGCACAGAATCGGCTTTAGACCCAGCACCGTTGTCAATGTATGAAAATGTAATTCAGTACAAGTCTGAATACATTTTAAATGATAAAAGAGAAAGACAACGATTTAAAGTTAATGAAGATGGTCTCTTTATGTTAAAGGATGGTAGCTTGGTTACAAATCCAAATGTTGAATTGGAAGTAGACGAAGGCAAGTATGATGCCACCTTATTAAAAGACCCTTTTAACATTACTGATAGACAACTTATACCAGACGACGATGGTGAGTATTATAGAAACTGGCGACCAGAAATTGAATCGCCCGATGATATTTGGAAAGAGATTGTAAAGGTAACTAAACTTCCCGGAGTTACTTCAGCACCTAAATTACAACCTATTGAAACCCGATTGGTAATGCTTCAAACGGGTATGCGAGCACCAATGGGTATCAAAGTGAAAGGGCAAGATTTAAATGAGATAGAAGCCTTTGGAGTGCAATTGGAGGATATATTAAAACAAGCCGACGGTGTTAAGGATGAAGCCGTTTTTGCAGACCGAATAGTTGGTAAACCTTACCTTTTATTGGATATCGATAGAGACAAGCTTGCTCGTTATGGTATTTCCATACAGCAGGTACAGCAAGTGATACAAGTGTCTATAGGTGGTATGGTGCTTACACAAACTGTTGAAGGCAGGGAGCGATATGGAATACGCGTACGTTATCCAAGAGAGCTACGTGCAAATCCAAATGATTTAAAAGATATTTATGTTCCGGTAGAAAAGGGCAACCCAGTACCCATAAGTGAATTGGTTACCATTCGTTATGAGCAAGGACCACAAATCATAAAAAGTGAGGATACTTTTTTAGTAGGTTACGTGCTCTTTGATAAGTTGGATGGTTATGCCGAGGTAGATGTGGTAGAAAACGCCCAAGCACTCATACAAGAGAAGATTGATAATGGACAGCTTGTTGTGCCAAAAGGAATTAACTATCAATTTACAGGAACCTATGAGAACCAATTAAGGGCCGAAAAAACACTTGGTGTAGTTGTGCCACTCGCATTGCTAATTATATTTCTCATTCTTTATTTCCAGTTCCGTTCTGTTGCAACATCCCTTATGGTTTTTACAGGTATTGCCGTGGCTTTTGCAGGAGGCTTTCTAATGATTTGGTTTTATGGACAGGATTGGTTTTTGAACTTTAGCTTCTTTGGTGAAAACCTACGAGACCTGTTCCAAATGCACACTATAAACTTGAGTGTTGCCGTTTGGGTTGGGTTTATTGCATTGTTTGGTATTGCTACAGACGACGGAGTGGTAATGGCAACCTACCTCACACAGACCTTTGATAAAAACAAGCCTAAAGACAGAAAAGGAATAAGAGCGTCAGTAATTGAGGCTGGAGAAAAGCGTATCCGTCCTTGTTTGATGACGACGGCAACAACCATTCTTGCCTTGTTACCAGTACTCACTTCAACAGGTAGAGGAAGTGATATAATGATACCAATGGCTATTCCAAGTTTCGGAGGTATGTTAATTGCACTAATAACCTTATTTGTTGTACCGGTATTATTTAGTTTGAAACACGAACTTCAATTAAAAAAAGCTACAAAATGA
- a CDS encoding DUF3347 domain-containing protein, with protein MSKLKLVLGIVAIAFVTLTAVSCKDAKTDKNNSTEHHSEMNADGDHSKMNHDNSDGHHDGDKKEMTMNGNGTSQAVLNDYFSLKDALVADDNAKAKNLGGVLAKSLKAFDTSKYSGNEQSELNDIIEDATEHAEHISESDIAHQREHFKVLSKDITDMVAITGTEVRLYEQFCPMYDGGTAWLSTKEEVRNPYYGSKMLKCGKVQREIN; from the coding sequence ATGAGCAAATTAAAATTAGTATTAGGGATAGTTGCAATAGCATTTGTAACCTTAACAGCAGTGTCTTGTAAAGACGCTAAAACAGACAAGAATAATTCAACAGAGCATCATTCAGAGATGAATGCAGATGGAGACCATTCAAAAATGAATCACGATAATAGCGATGGTCATCACGATGGTGATAAAAAGGAAATGACGATGAATGGCAACGGTACCTCACAGGCCGTATTAAATGATTATTTCAGTCTTAAAGACGCTTTGGTAGCCGATGACAACGCAAAAGCGAAAAATTTAGGAGGTGTATTGGCTAAATCACTTAAAGCTTTTGACACTTCTAAATATTCAGGTAATGAGCAAAGTGAACTGAATGATATAATTGAAGACGCCACTGAACACGCAGAACATATTTCAGAAAGTGATATAGCGCACCAGAGAGAGCATTTTAAAGTATTGAGCAAGGATATAACAGATATGGTGGCGATTACAGGAACAGAAGTGAGGCTATACGAGCAGTTTTGCCCGATGTACGATGGTGGTACAGCTTGGTTGAGTACTAAGGAAGAAGTACGCAATCCATATTATGGAAGCAAGATGTTGAAATGCGGAAAGGTACAGCGAGAAATTAACTAA